AAAGAAGTGGTTCGCGGCGGAGTCATGTTTCGCTATCACGCGCCTGGGTGCCCAAGCGTCCGCCACTCTTCTTTCAGTTTTTCATCGATCAATAAGACCAAGAGAGAAATCTCTATGGAAAGTTTTTATGGATAACATTTTTCGAAACACAATCCGACAAGTCGCTAAAGAGAATGGGAGACCAAGAAGAAATAAGACCTTGTCTTTCAGTGGCAAAGAATTCCAACAACCCTGCAATCAGGGtttaccttttcgtttttttaccgaatcccgccaactgccggaaacgaaatttcggccgaaatttcgccaaATTTTGCTAATTCTGAAtggaaagagaattcaaattcaaaaacaaaattttgatgaattccgaccgaaacttcggtgatttcgaccgaaattcggtgattttcgaccggaaaatgatgtcAGTTGTGATTTTCCTACTGTTtccgaggtcaaatgaaaaacttttgaataccaactttgttcagtttttcgagatctacaacttttgtttcaggaactttttcatttgagcaatggtttgaaagttatttaattatttcaaaaactaccaattaaaagtcttgtcatttcatgtgacaacttccattttctctcttaggcctcaactagacttttattattcttgttattgcggatatgcctataaaatttcagggacattggttgatccaattgaaagttattttaaatccaggacaaacatgatttgaattggttatcaattcatgtgacagtgtttgaatttttttttgattcaatttgtatagagaattgTTAAAGCATTCTGAAAGGTGTGCTTTCCTACTTCGTTACCTCTCATGCCAACTTTCAACTATAAATTCTACCTCATTAGACTACAAATAACCTTGTTTTTCAACTAAAATgcaattttagcctagcaaatgatcttagatttgagtgtgttctagtcctatttgctcagaagaacacctagttttttatcatattttttccaaattttttataaatatttttgaatttttaaatttgaaaacggAATATGGCGAAAAGTACCGAAATTTCTTTTCCCGGTGTAtagcgaaaacgaaaaaaatatcgaaatttcggcgaaattcgaCCGTAAATGTTAACCCTGCCTGCAATGATATCTGTAACAGTCCAACTCGTGGCTGTTTGGGCTAAAATTGGCCTGCGCGTGCTGGTGCCGTGAGCCATATCAGTTAGGAAAATAGTCCCACATGCCACAGTGCCTAATGGCTAGTTTGGAGAAGTTATTAACTCCTTTTATAATCTTTTGCGTGAACCGAGGATAAAAACGCAAGAGAACTAATTAACATATGCGGTCTATTCAACGTGTAGAGTGGTCATTAGTCGTTTTTCTAGACCAGGTCATTACAATATCTATCTAAAAGATTCCAAGGGGTGGCTTGTCATCCCAAGTTCACTTCTAGACAAAATCTTGTTTGCAAAATTACTAAAAAAAGGGGGGGAATCTGATTTCAACATTCAATTATAAAATCGGataacataggccatccaactattgGAGCTGGGCAAATTTAGCCCTTTAAGTGGTTTTTCATTTTGTGAGAACtataaatattcaaatttaaacaaaaaattaataaataatttattttaaataaagaAAATGAAATGGGTattaaaagttttctaaaaacgTAACCAATCTATTGGCACAATATTTGTCAGTTATTCAGATCAAATCTTTTATGTTTATAATATTTAGTTGCTTGTAGTTGCGCCTATTACTTTTAAATAACTAATATTCAAATAGATCAATAATGATAGGttgcattttttaaaaaaatggtactagttttatatttttctaatttaaactAAATTAGCTTTGaatttttaaatctaattaatttttttaaaggGCTAAATTTGACCGATTTTAATAGTTGATGGCATCTGTTATCCGGTTTTGCAGTTGAATGTTGAAAATTGAATGTAAATCGGACTTTTCCACTGAAAAAATGGCACCTCCTTGTTTGATAATCTCCTCTTCTGGAAAGGGGCCAAAGGTACAACATTGCACTTGGGGTAGCAAAAGGACCCTCCTCCATGAATGAATGTCTTGAATGGATCGTGCAGTGTGATGTCAAACCAGAGAACATGCTGTAGTTTGATGAAGAATTCGAGCCCAAGATTGCAGATTTTGGTTTGGTGAAGCTATTAGGCCGAGGAGCCGCGGCACAAATGCTGTCAAGTGCAGTAGAGTACATATGGCACTAGAGGGTACATGTTCCAGAGTGGGCTCTACGAATCCAGCTCAAGCTCTTTCGGACAGGGCATAAGTACAAGCCTGTCGTTATCGATCGCTCACGCCCTAGTAGTGTACAGAAGCGCGCGTCGGTGCGTCCGCGCCTCCGCTGATCATTGTGCTGAAAACGGATTCGCGGGGACGTTAAATATCGCGTGAGTACAGAGCAGAGGCGTACGTGTGTAAAGGCCGCGGATCGATCGAGCACTGACAAGGTGAAGGTGTCCAATTGTCCACGTACATGCCACAGTGACACCCGGTGGCGTGCCTTGCCTTTGATCGCGAGAGCAAAACGAAGCTTCCGCACAACCGGAGGCCGGCCCGGAGGCCTAATTGCCACGTACTGTACTGATGAATGACATGACGCCGGCCGAGAGGTCGCTCTACGCGGGAGCTAGCAGCCGGAGCTAGATGACCTCTCGATCCGTTGCCTCCACAGCCGTTGCTTCCACATCTCCACACCTTTGTCTTCATGGCCGCCACTACTTCCACGCCGTCGTCGTCTCCGTCTCCGTGGCCACCGGCACCTCACCTCCAAACTGTGGCTCAGCATCTATCTGTATGCTCGTTTCCTGCaacccccttttcctcctccatTTCCTCTTCCTTCCCCCTTCCTATTTTTTCTAGGGTGTGCCTACTTCTTAGAATAGATCTTGTGAAATTGATGATTTCTTCCCCTGCTCCTCCCCGGTGTAGAGGCCTCCGACACCATCTTTTGATTGCTGATGGCATCTTCTCCCTTCCACAGACACTGGAGGTTTGTTCACACGGCTGAAACCTGTAGCGTCTATTTTATATGCTGATGACCGGGTATAGATTTTTAGAGCTTTTGCTTGCTGAAACAGTTAGCTGTAGCGCCTGTTCTATATGCTAATTCTCGTGACCAGGTACAATTTTTTAGAGTTTTTGATTGGGAGTCCTAGAAATCAGTCTCTCTCTTGTCTTCCACTGGTGAAAAGCTATGCAGTTCAGAAATCCAGATACAGCATAGCACTGGACTGAATTTCATAGTCAAGTAGTATTGGACCTAATCTAAGTTCCATTGTTGGAATCCAATCTGTGAATTGCTCTATACCTGCAATGTCGTAGTGTATTTAAATAAGAAATGTTTCATTCTTTATGTAGGCAGATGTAATGGTCCGACAAAACCACATTAGCCGATAGTAGTGACCAATAAGGAAATAACAGTCACCTTTTCAATGCAATTCAATCTTTTTGGAACAGGTTTTCTACCACCAAGCTGAACAAAGCAAGGATAGGGTTACCAATAAAGATCCTATTCTTTCTGATTGGATTTTATTGTGCGACGGCCTTTGCTACTGTCATCTCCTTATATGCATAAAAGTTGTATGTCAGGTTAATGTCATTTTCAGGCTTCAACATACTTGGGTAATCTGCTCAGTAAAATGTATGGTTAGTCAATCACAGGGATGTGGGCATGTGTTCATTTGAATGCTCGGAATAATAACTAGCATTATGTTTTGCCATGCTAGAACTGCTTTCATTAGTTAATTTAGCCAAGCTATTTGTAGCAGTTAATCAATCATAAAGCCTAGAACTGCTTTTATTAGTTAATTTGGCCAAGCTACTTGTAGCACTTAATCAATCATAAAGCAGTTCTATATGTGCCACAAAGCAATCAGTAAGTTTCTTGGGTCATTTatattatgatttatttgatCATTTGCAGGAAATGCAGCTACTTTTATCAGCATGCACAAGTCAAAAATAGTGCCGAACCAAATTCTTGCTGGATATTAGATGGTActcaattcaaattttgtaagaATTGAACTTCATTGTAGAAATTCTGAAAAGTTGTAGCCCTTCTCAATATTGTAACCTCTTTTGTTGTCAGTTGTCATAGACAACTTGTGAGTGTAAAAAGTTGTAAGAACCTATATGTGAACacgatttttgtttttttaaagaaaatttATGTAAGGGTGCCGCAAAGTATTGCTTAAATTTTGTTTGTGTACTGCTGGTGAAGATCCgtatgttttcagattttttagtttttttctaattttctgAGCATATATTTGTATTTAGGGATTTCTGTCCCTTGTCTTCCAAACGGCTGCAGGGAATAAACCCCGAATGGGGGATTCGTCCCTGTGGAACTGAAGGGGATATCATCTGCAGGGAATATCCCACTTGGGGGTTCGTGTCCCTGGTATCCTTCCCTTCGCTGCCAAACTAGGCCTTAGGGAAATTCAGAAAATACCACTGAAATGAAACAATCAAGATTGCTTCGTCGTCGAGTTACCCTTTCTTACGATTAGAGGACAGACTGAGATGCCCTTCCCTTGTCTCCAACCCGCCGCGGTGAGTAGCTCGGCATCCTATAGGCATCATATCAACGTGCCTGCGCGTCAACCATGCCTAGGGGTGATAAAGGaatccaaaattttgaactagaaaatttaAGGGCCAGACTCTAAAAGGgtcgggctctaatcttatacaattttgagctaaaaaatttaaggaTTTTGTTGGAGTGTAAAGAGATCGCTAGGGTCATAACACATTACCACCCCTATCCATGCCCTTGCTCGCCACCACAGTTTCATGTTACGTGCAAATACCAGTTGGAGTCTAAAGCACTCTACTTTCAGTTTGCATGGCTGGCCTGGCCACCGCCGGTGGCGAAGTCGCGCGTGCTGACCCTGATGAGGAAGATGCCCTCCACGGTGCGCCTAATCTGGGGCCGCTGAATCCCGATCCCACGGCCTgtataccgtccacccctgggatCCAACTCCGCGCCAGCGCTGCTTCacgccgcggctcgccggagcggaAGAATATCTACGCTTGTTTCACCTTCGTATTCTGGCAGGCCGCGTATTCCCTCCACCAAGCGCGAGCAGCTCCTAATCGCCATGGCCAGTCCTGGCAGCGCGTCCACCAGTGCGCGCGACGCTGGGAGTAGACAGTAGAGCCATCTCGCCGGAAGCCGGAGCAGACGCAGCACCTCGACGAGCACGTCCGTCCGTGGTCGCGCCACCactggccgccgtcgccggccaagTGAGCAAGTCTCCGGCTCGCCGCTTTTCCTGATACACCGCGGCCACCggctgccgcgccgcgcgcgccaggGCCAGGTGAAGAAGAGGCTCTTGAGATGTTCCCGATCTGGACCGCAAAGGTTGTATCGGACGGCCAgtaggggtggacggtaattcAAATACCATCCACCTGGTCGGTTTCTGAGATACCGTCCACCGTTGGGAGCTAGCCCAGCCACGGCGCGCTGGAACGGCGCCGAACTCAGACCGGCGAGCTGCGCTAGGCGCGGCGGGTGGCAGACACGGTGCGCACACAAAGCTCCGctgagacggcggcggccggctcctcGGCGTCAGTCGATGCCACGCCGGAGAGAGTCACGTCCGTGGTCCGCCTCACCGGCCGTACTGCGTCCCCCGCTCTTCCTCTCGGAGTTCTCGCCGCGCGCGCAATGCGACAAGGAGCGCGACACGGCTTTGACCGCGCCTTGTTGAAGACGCAGACGTCGCGCGGCGAGAACGATGGTGGACTCGAGGTCTCCGCAATgtttggcggcggcgaggatggccggAGTTGGCCATGCGAATAATTCTGGAGCTCTGGCAGAAATCAATCTTTTATGCCTGGAGCCCTGGACGAATCCGAACACCCGCCATGAGAGCCGCTCGGGACGGTGCCCAGGCGGGGCGTGGGCGGCACCGTTGCAGCCGCAGCGGGGGCAGGGAGGAGAAGCCTCGCGGAGCCCCGGGATGCCAAATTAGACGAAGCGCTGTGCTCGCGCCTGACGCCGCGGTGGGCCTAATCTGGTCGGCCGAATCTCGATCGCACGGTTTGTAACCacccaaggggtggacggtatttgaaacaccgtccacccttCGGGTCCAATTCCGCGCCCACGTCGCTAGCTTCAgcgccgcggctcgccggagcgcgcgGCAGAGCACCCAGGCAGGTCGTCCCTTGATCCCCGGCGCCGGAATTCTGGCCGCTCCTCCGTATTCCGGCACACCGCGTGCTTAGGCCTCCACCAAGGGCGCAGCTTAGGCCTCCCTGATGGCCGGCGCCGTCGTTTAGCAGCAGGTGGTCTCGGGCTGTCCATGACGCTGGCGGCGTGAGCGCACAGGGCGGCCTCGTCGGAGGCGAGTGCGCGGTGATTGCTTGGCCACTGATGCCGTTACTCGTGGTCGATCGACGAGGACCCTCTCGTTGTGGGTGCTCATCGGGAAGAAGGATTATTGCAGTTGCGGCTAACGAACAAGGATGATGCATGTCTCGTTCCTACTGAAAAATCAGCTCACTGTAGCATTCGGATATAGGAGcagaggaagacgaggagccaGCCACAGTTGATTCCTCTGTTCCATCTGTTTCCGAGCAGAGGATGGCAATTGGCATGCGTATGCGTGTGCCTGCTGGTCATCAGTTGCAAGTATTTCACCGAATACAAACAAGTAGTAGCACTAAGCCAGGCAGGATACTTCGAACCAAAGGATCCAAGAATATTTAATCCTTCTTGGTTGTGTGGAGGAGCTAGCTGTTCAAAGGTCCTCTCAATACTGATCACATCCACTTCTGAAAAACTAGCAAGGTTGCCCGCGCAAATAGCGTGGGTAGCTAGGTTTTTTTTCACACTAAAATTTAGGTTTTTCACTTAGAAGCAAATTTATATAAGGTTTTTTTTAGTTGTTTCATTGTCATTATTGTTTTAATGTCATTGTTTTGTTAAGTGACCCAGACAAAGACATTCTCTCTTCTTATCATCATATTATATGGTTTGGGAACATGAATTCATTTTTCAGGATAAAGGATATGTACTTATGTAGAAACATATTTTTTGGGTTATTGAACTTAATATAACTTTTTTTCTTGAACTTTATTTTGTTTCTCCTCTTGTTTCCATACAAATTAGAGTTGCTTCAATTCTATTCAACACAGATTTTAATTGCCACTCGGGGGGTCTGAGTTGCAATATCCATATATGGATCCAATCTATTATTTTAATCTTCTATACCTCATCTATTCTTCTAAAAGATTAAATAGTTATAACACAAACCTACTATTATCGATGttgttcatttttctatttattcACCATTTAATGTGGTAATAGCTAGTTTTTCTAGATGAACATGTAGCTCAATAGTTTTTCTAGATGAACATGTAGCTCAATAGTTTTattataaaatctatttactaaATAGATTGACATGAAtactataaatatatttttttcaattgaCGTGGTAGACTATTAGTGAAAATAATTATATTCTCCATGGGATCTTAATTTAAATAATTTGCTTCTAATATCAATGAAAATTTCTCTTAATTTTATTTCTCAATTATTTAGTTATAGTATTTGACTTTGACTACTTTTCTAAATTCATAAAGAATATTACTGTTTTCCCTATTAGTTTAATTTAACACTATTCATCTACAACTATTTAGCCCATTTACACACCGTGTAAACTCTAATCGGTGGTTAACCTTGTTCGTTATATCAACTGTTTATTCTGTTTAATAGCTATTTAACAGTGTTTAAATGGTCATTTAGtccaaataaatagctaaatgGTAGATGTCCGACTATTTAGCGTTATCGTTTTTTGTGCTAACACTGAATATTAGTTTAGCTATGATTACAGAAATAATAATTTGCTTCCCAATCTCAGTGGAAGTCGAAATATATATTAATCACATTAGATTGGAGTTTTGTCAtctattaattttttatttacagTTTTGACTTTTGCTATTACTAATCGTACTTGACATAGATTATTTCAGTTAATATAGATCATTAGATAATGCAACACTGCAttctattatttttatttgttcaaCTACCCACCGTTAAGATGAAAATTTAGAACACCCTGCCAATTTTATGAACACCAACTCATTTAGACGCTAATTTTATGGGGCTCCAACATTTTGATGATTATATATAGCATACTATTCACCTCGGTGCCCTCTCCTCTTGTAACATCAATATTTTTATGATTATTAGAAAAGCATTTGTTGCAATTACTTTATTATTGTTGTCCACTTGTTTTACCTTATTATTTTGGAGTTCCTAGACTTGTACCTATTTatctaatattttttattttacaatGAAAATTGCTCATAATCAGGATAAGTTAGAAAATTAAAATTCTTCTGCTCAGATTAGGGCATACTCTAATCAGTATCTTTATGCTACCTGATGTGCTTCCTCTTACCACCACTCAAGTTTGGCTCAGTCTATAGCACTTTTTCTGCTTGTGCCCAACGATTAgcacttagagcatctccagcagattaTTCAAATCTTGTAACCAAAAAAACTTCCTCTCTTTGTAATCAATAACTATTTTTAAGTTTTTTGTGATGGTTGCAAACTACCAAAATTTAATGACTGGTGGATGCAGTAGAGAGATAAATATTGACAGTTATTTATGTAAACCCGAGGTGTGTTTTGGTTAtcataaagaaaaaaattgaattggTAATCTATTGAAACATCTCCAACCAACAAATTTTATTTCTTAGTATTAGGGAGAGATATGAGTAATTTGCTAGAGATGTTCTTATACCCACGAGCTGCTACCATCATTATTGCTCCTCCTCCCTATCACCATGCCCACCATGTGTCCATATCCAATGACCAATGGCACGAACACATGATTATTGACCACCTCCTTAGCTTAAAGTAGTTCATACTTTCTCTTCTGGTTTTAGCATCCCACTTCTATATAGACCTAATTATTGGTTGGGTTGGATCTGACAAAAAATAGCCATCACTTTTCCTTTAGTCTGAATCCTAATCGATCGACAGGCTAGGCATTATGGCATCAGTGTGGCTCGACATGTGCTCAGATTGGGCCGGGTTTAGCTAGGTTAGGTGAAACCCAACTTTTCGTGCATATAGTTTTCAGATTGGCTCTAGTTTTTCATATTTTGGGTAAGAAAACCTTGGCACGTGTGTGATTTGGTTTTTATGGTGTGCTACAAATCTCAGCCAAACCTACGTACAATACACTGACCGGGTTGGGTATTTTGGAGTGGGTTGGATTGTGTTCTTCAGGTCGGATACAGTGATTCTGAATTTTTCTGCGGTTGGAAAACCAAGTTGTCTTGTTTTAACTCTTGGCTaattcttaaaaaaaaacatcttccAGTGCTCTTGcaaattcattcattcatttttTGACTCTTATGTTTTTTTTGCCTCGTGTCTAGCTCTAGGGAATCTGTGCACGTAGTTCTTCTTTATTGAACATCACGTAGTTCCATCTACATTGCAACACCACGTGACCAAAATTGAGGTTATATGCATgcatttctatttttatatgCTAAAGAGACGGgatttggttttggtatggtaaAGTGAATTTGGACGCCGAACACTTCTATCTCCTTATGTAGAATCTGAATAGGATTGCtagtttttatttaatttttaattccaaattcaGCTACTTAGTAATTGTATTCGGCAAGGACTCTTTGGGCTATTCCGGATCGTTAGATTCTGAATAGGATTCCTAGTTTTTGTTTaatttttaattccaaattcaGCTACTTAGTAATTGTATTCGGCAAGGACTCTTTGGGCTATTCTGGATCGTTAGATTCTGAATATGATTCCTAGTTTTTGTTTAATTTTTATTTCCAAATTCAGCTACTTATTAATTGTATTCGGCAAGGACTCTTTGGGCTATTCTGGATCGTTAGGACTCTTTGGGCTATTCTGgatcgttagatcttcataaaattcaatggtgcaaattcttctcttttttagattaacgtgaaaatttctagactctctcggcgaacgtggttgttttttttaacactattgtattaagataatagatggcTCGTTTGTATCTTCAGTGCAACCTACATTAATTTTTTtctcagattttttttctttattagcAAGGAATATGTAACATTTTCATCTGCTACAGCATGATTGTTAGATTCATTGTTACAACAAATCACCAGCGTTATGAAATTTCTACACACTAACCAGCAAGAGGCTGCTGCTGGCTTCCTACTGCAGTCTCCCGCGGATGACAACCTGACAAGAACAGACAAACGACGCCCGCATTGGTCTCCTCCGCGACAACGTCCTGCCTCACAGTCGcaagagcgccgccgcggcgatgcGTTCTGGACATGCTTTTCGCTGTTGACGCGCCAGTTCCAGCGCGCGCAGCTCCCGATCTCCTCCAGTCCTGGCGGCCGCGCGTCCAGTGCGCGCGGCACCGGGACGAGCGAACCTCGCCGGAACCACGAGCGGATGCAGCATGCCTCGGAATCACGGACCTGTCTGATCGGGATCGCGCCACCactggccgccgtcgccggcgaattGAAGCGATCAAGTTGCCGCTTCTCCCGAGCGGCCGAGCCGCCGGACCACCGCCACGGGCACCagctgctgggccgcgcgcgcctGCGGGGAAAGACGCTCTTGAGATGGCCCCTAATCCGCAGATCCGGACCGCACATGTCCAATCGGACGGCTTTTAGGCACCcacgggtggacggtatttgaa
The nucleotide sequence above comes from Panicum virgatum strain AP13 chromosome 3K, P.virgatum_v5, whole genome shotgun sequence. Encoded proteins:
- the LOC120697565 gene encoding uncharacterized protein LOC120697565 isoform X2 gives rise to the protein MTSRSVASTAVASTSPHLCLHGRHYFHAVVVSVSVATGTSPPNCGSASIYTGGLFTRLKPVASILYADDRVFYHQAEQSKDRVTNKDPILSDWILLCDGLCYCHLLICIKVVCQEMQLLLSACTSQK
- the LOC120697565 gene encoding uncharacterized protein LOC120697565 isoform X1; the encoded protein is MTSRSVASTAVASTSPHLCLHGRHYFHAVVVSVSVATGTSPPNCGSASIYTGGLFTRLKPVASILYADDRVFYHQAEQSKDRVTNKDPILSDWILLCDGLCYCHLLICIKVVCQVNVIFRLQHTWVICSVKCMEMQLLLSACTSQK
- the LOC120697565 gene encoding uncharacterized protein LOC120697565 isoform X4 — encoded protein: MTSRSVASTAVASTSPHLCLHGRHYFHAVVVSVSVATGTSPPNCGSASIYTGGNAATFISMHKSKIVPNQILAGY
- the LOC120697565 gene encoding uncharacterized protein LOC120697565 isoform X3 gives rise to the protein MAATTSTPSSSPSPWPPAPHLQTVAQHLSTLEVFYHQAEQSKDRVTNKDPILSDWILLCDGLCYCHLLICIKVVCQVNVIFRLQHTWVICSVKCMEMQLLLSACTSQK